The following proteins come from a genomic window of Actinomarinicola tropica:
- the carA gene encoding glutamine-hydrolyzing carbamoyl-phosphate synthase small subunit, translated as MTVRDALLVLADGTTFEGEAIGAEPPGGVATGEVVFNTVLTGYQEVITDPSYAGQIIAFTYPHIGNYGTNPTDDESVRPHARGVVVRDLARRHSNWRATDDLDGFLRRHGVPGIGGVDTRRLTRHIREAGSMPAAFGTAPESTLREAAASAPGTDGIDLVATVSTDQPYTVGDGPRRVVAYDFGIKRTILRHLGELAVVEVVPASTPADEVLAREPDGVFLSNGPGDPAAVGYASDAVRDLLGEVPVFGICLGHQLMAQALGGATHKLPFGHHGGNHPVRHLHSGSVEITSQNHNYAVTEGSIDRAEVTHVNLNDGVIEGIRCTDVPAFSVQYHPEAGPGPHDSRYLFTLFERLMDGASSSTKGR; from the coding sequence ATGACCGTTCGTGACGCCCTGCTCGTCCTCGCCGACGGCACGACCTTCGAGGGCGAGGCCATCGGTGCCGAGCCCCCCGGTGGGGTCGCCACCGGCGAGGTCGTCTTCAACACCGTCCTCACCGGCTACCAGGAGGTCATCACCGATCCGTCCTACGCCGGCCAGATCATCGCCTTCACCTACCCGCACATCGGCAACTACGGCACCAACCCCACCGACGACGAGTCCGTGCGGCCCCACGCCCGTGGCGTGGTGGTCCGCGACCTGGCCCGCCGCCACTCCAACTGGCGGGCCACCGACGACCTCGACGGCTTCCTGCGCCGCCACGGCGTGCCGGGGATCGGTGGCGTCGACACCCGCCGCCTGACGCGCCACATCCGAGAGGCGGGGTCGATGCCGGCGGCGTTCGGCACCGCACCGGAGAGCACGCTGCGGGAGGCCGCCGCCTCGGCGCCCGGCACCGACGGCATCGACCTCGTCGCCACCGTCTCCACCGACCAGCCCTACACGGTGGGCGACGGGCCGCGTCGGGTCGTGGCCTACGACTTCGGCATCAAGCGCACCATCCTCCGCCACCTGGGCGAGCTCGCGGTCGTCGAGGTGGTCCCGGCGTCCACGCCCGCCGACGAGGTGCTCGCCCGAGAGCCGGACGGCGTGTTCCTCTCCAACGGCCCCGGCGATCCGGCCGCCGTCGGCTATGCCTCCGACGCGGTGCGCGACCTGCTCGGGGAGGTGCCGGTGTTCGGCATCTGCCTCGGACACCAGCTCATGGCGCAGGCGCTCGGCGGGGCCACGCACAAGCTGCCCTTCGGCCACCACGGCGGCAACCACCCGGTCCGCCACCTCCACAGCGGGTCGGTGGAGATCACGAGCCAGAACCACAACTACGCCGTCACCGAGGGCTCGATCGACCGGGCCGAGGTCACCCACGTCAACCTCAACGACGGGGTGATCGAGGGCATCCGCTGCACCGACGTGCCGGCGTTCAGCGTGCAGTACCACCCCGAGGCGGGCCCCGGTCCCCACGACTCCCGCTACCTGTTCACCCTGTTCGAGCGCCTGATGGACGGCGCCTCCAGCTCCACGAAGGGCCGCTAG
- a CDS encoding dihydroorotase produces MADPTVAPLLVAGGTVLDADGSRRADVRIGGDGRIAEVGPDLDADGAQVLDATGCLVAPGLVDLHTHLRQPGKEEAETIETGSRCAALGGYTAVVAMPNTTPTMDSAAVIREVQELGRAALCAVVPSGAITVGRAGEQLSPMAELAELGVTIFTDDGTGVQDDRLMRRALEYASGLGVTLAQHCEVTSLSEGSCMHEGEWSSRLGLPGQPAEAEELMVMRDIALARLTGARVHLQHLSTAGSVALVRAAKAEGLPVTAEATTHHFTLTDACVASYDPVFKVHPPLRTDADVAAVRSGLADGTIDAIATDHAPHTTEEKERPFDAAPPGMLGLETALALALTELTGPDADPRLDVAEVLALLSWRPAAIAGIDDRHGGPVVPGRPANLCVVDADATWTVDRERTASRSRNTPYAGRTLRGRVRHTIYEGTPTVIDGDATR; encoded by the coding sequence ATGGCTGATCCCACCGTCGCTCCGCTGCTCGTCGCCGGCGGCACGGTCCTCGACGCCGACGGCAGCCGCCGCGCCGACGTGCGGATCGGCGGCGACGGCCGCATCGCCGAGGTCGGGCCGGACCTCGACGCCGACGGCGCGCAGGTGCTCGACGCCACGGGCTGCCTCGTCGCCCCGGGGCTCGTCGACCTGCACACGCACCTCCGCCAGCCGGGCAAGGAGGAGGCCGAGACGATCGAGACGGGCAGCCGCTGCGCGGCGCTCGGCGGGTACACCGCGGTCGTCGCCATGCCCAACACGACCCCGACCATGGACAGCGCCGCGGTGATCCGCGAGGTGCAGGAGCTCGGCCGGGCCGCGCTCTGCGCGGTCGTCCCGTCGGGAGCGATCACGGTCGGCCGGGCGGGGGAGCAGCTCAGCCCCATGGCCGAGCTGGCCGAGCTCGGGGTGACGATCTTCACCGACGACGGCACCGGCGTGCAGGACGACCGCCTCATGCGGCGGGCGCTCGAGTACGCCTCGGGCCTCGGCGTCACCCTCGCCCAGCACTGCGAGGTCACGAGCCTCTCGGAGGGGTCCTGCATGCACGAGGGGGAGTGGTCGAGCCGGCTCGGCCTCCCCGGGCAACCCGCCGAGGCCGAGGAGCTGATGGTCATGCGCGACATCGCGCTGGCCCGGCTCACCGGTGCGCGCGTCCACCTCCAGCACCTCTCCACCGCGGGATCCGTCGCCCTGGTCCGGGCCGCCAAGGCCGAGGGGCTCCCCGTCACCGCCGAGGCCACCACCCACCACTTCACGCTCACCGACGCCTGCGTGGCCTCCTACGACCCGGTGTTCAAGGTCCACCCCCCGCTCCGCACCGACGCCGACGTCGCTGCGGTGCGATCGGGCCTCGCCGACGGCACCATCGATGCCATCGCCACCGACCACGCACCGCACACCACTGAGGAGAAGGAGCGGCCCTTCGACGCCGCGCCGCCGGGGATGCTCGGGCTCGAGACCGCGCTCGCCCTCGCGCTCACCGAGCTCACCGGTCCCGACGCCGACCCCCGGCTCGACGTGGCCGAGGTCCTCGCACTCCTGTCGTGGAGGCCGGCGGCGATCGCGGGCATCGACGACCGCCACGGCGGACCGGTCGTGCCGGGCCGTCCGGCCAACCTCTGCGTCGTCGACGCCGACGCCACCTGGACGGTCGACCGCGAGCGCACCGCCAGCCGCAGCCGCAACACGCCCTACGCCGGGCGCACCCTCCGGGGTCGCGTCCGCCACACCATCTACGAGGGGACCCCCACCGTGATCGACGGAGACGCCACCCGATGA
- a CDS encoding dihydroorotate dehydrogenase, producing MTSAAEVDLAVSVGSVRLPNPVMPASGTAGHGTELGAYVDLGGLGAVVVKSLAATPWPGNPPLRVHQTPAGMINSVGLQGPGVERWLVDDLPGLLATGARVVASIWGRSVDEYRAAADLLAEAPPGVVAVEVNLSCPNVSGHGIFAQSAPDSAAVIAATAGCGRPRWAKLTPLVTDITEVAGAVLDAGAEALTVANTVPGLAIDVETRRSHLGGGMGGLSGPAIHPIAVRAVYECRAAHPDAAIVGVGGIARGVDAVEMLLAGADAVQVGTATFADPRACAVVLDELAAWCRAHDVPRVADLTGGAHDPDR from the coding sequence GTGACCTCGGCCGCCGAGGTCGACCTCGCCGTCTCGGTCGGTTCGGTCCGGCTGCCCAACCCGGTCATGCCGGCGTCGGGCACCGCCGGGCACGGCACCGAGCTCGGCGCCTACGTCGATCTCGGCGGTCTCGGCGCCGTCGTCGTGAAGTCCCTGGCCGCCACGCCGTGGCCCGGCAACCCACCGCTCCGCGTGCACCAGACGCCCGCCGGGATGATCAACTCCGTGGGCCTCCAGGGCCCGGGCGTCGAGCGCTGGCTCGTCGACGACCTGCCCGGCCTCCTCGCCACCGGCGCCCGGGTGGTGGCGAGCATCTGGGGCCGTTCGGTCGACGAGTACCGCGCCGCCGCGGACCTGCTCGCTGAGGCGCCACCCGGCGTCGTGGCCGTCGAGGTCAACCTGTCGTGCCCCAACGTGTCGGGGCACGGGATCTTCGCCCAGTCCGCCCCCGACAGCGCAGCGGTCATCGCTGCCACCGCCGGCTGCGGCCGCCCCCGCTGGGCCAAGCTCACCCCGCTCGTCACCGACATCACCGAGGTCGCCGGCGCCGTGCTCGACGCCGGCGCCGAGGCCCTCACCGTCGCGAACACCGTGCCCGGCCTGGCCATCGACGTCGAGACCCGGCGCTCCCACCTCGGCGGGGGCATGGGCGGGCTGTCGGGGCCGGCGATCCACCCGATCGCGGTGCGCGCCGTCTACGAGTGCCGTGCCGCGCACCCGGACGCCGCCATCGTCGGCGTCGGCGGCATCGCCCGCGGCGTCGACGCCGTCGAGATGCTCCTCGCCGGTGCCGATGCCGTCCAGGTGGGCACCGCCACCTTCGCCGACCCCCGGGCCTGCGCCGTCGTCCTCGACGAGCTGGCGGCCTGGTGCCGAGCCCACGACGTCCCACGAGTCGCCGACCTCACCGGAGGAGCCCATGACCCCGACCGATGA
- the carB gene encoding carbamoyl-phosphate synthase large subunit — translation MPRRDDISSIMLIGSGPIVIGQACEFDYSGTQACRVLREEGYRVILANSNPATIMTDPDFADATYVEPLDAEVLTRIIEKERPDALLPTLGGQTALNLAMELDEAGVLDRYGVELIGANAEAIATAEDRQQFKVAMQEIGLEVPRSGIAHTLDGALEVIEEIGLPVVIRPAYILGGRGTGIASTAEEFAKVAKAGLDASPISEILIEESIAGWKEYELEVMRDHADNCVIICSIENLDPMGVHTGDSITVAPAQTLSDVEYQLMRDAAFACIRRVGVETGGSNVQFAIDPADGRMVVIEMNPRVSRSSALASKATGFPIAKIAARLAVGYTLDEIPNDITKKTPASFEPTIDYVVTKVPRWAFEKFPGTTGVLGTSMQSVGEVMAIGRTFPESIQKAMRSLEQGRAGLNCDPGEAAVDALDDAELLRRASIGTPDRPFQLEAAIRRGMTVDEVASATKVDPWFLDQMSIIVDERHHLAEVGIHGMTRAAWRRAKRLGFSDAQLGYLWGVPEPEVRAARVEAGVEATFKTVDTCGAEFEAETPYHYSTYEDEDEVRRGDGRKVVILGSGPNRIGQGIEFDYCCVHASFALRDAGFETVMVNCNPETVSTDYDTSDRLYFEPLTYEDVMNVLDAEQPVGVVVSLGGQTPLKLADMLPPELVLGTSPASIDLAEDRERWNALCERLGIPQPPGGTASTVDEALAIAADVGYPALVRPSYVLGGRAMEIVYDDEALRRAMAELAGFGSLGREGGLSAERPVLVDRFLEDATEVDVDALRDATGEVVIGGVMEHVEEAGVHSGDSACSIPPATLSAEVVATIEAHTRAIAEELDVRGLINVQYAVKDDQVYVIEANPRASRTVPFVAKATGVPLAKVAARIMVGATLAELRAEGLLRDPVVGDHVAVKEAVLPFNRFPEADAVLGPEMRSTGEVMGIDLTVGLAFAKAQLAAGTRLPSDGRIFLSLADRDKPIGVKAAQRFVELGFTLVATEGTAAALDAAGVPVETVVAKLGEEGTNAVDLVASGDIDLVVNSPRGRGPRADGAHIRQAAGLNGVPLLTTAKAALAAANGMADMARHPLRVRSLQEFHQGVSASELEPTT, via the coding sequence ATGCCGCGTCGCGACGACATCTCCTCGATCATGCTCATCGGGTCCGGACCGATCGTCATCGGTCAGGCCTGCGAGTTCGACTACTCGGGCACGCAGGCGTGCCGCGTCCTCCGTGAGGAGGGGTACCGGGTGATCCTCGCCAACTCGAACCCGGCGACGATCATGACCGACCCCGACTTCGCCGACGCCACCTACGTCGAGCCGCTCGACGCCGAGGTCCTCACCCGGATCATCGAGAAGGAGCGCCCCGACGCCCTGCTCCCGACGCTCGGTGGACAGACCGCCCTCAACCTGGCCATGGAGCTCGACGAGGCCGGCGTGCTCGACCGCTACGGCGTCGAGCTCATCGGCGCCAACGCCGAGGCCATCGCCACCGCGGAGGACCGCCAGCAGTTCAAGGTGGCGATGCAGGAGATCGGCCTCGAGGTGCCGCGCTCGGGCATCGCCCACACGCTCGACGGCGCGCTGGAGGTCATCGAGGAGATCGGCCTCCCCGTCGTGATCCGACCCGCCTACATCCTCGGCGGTCGGGGCACCGGCATCGCCTCCACCGCCGAGGAGTTCGCCAAGGTCGCCAAGGCCGGGCTCGACGCCAGCCCCATCTCCGAGATCCTCATCGAGGAGTCGATCGCCGGCTGGAAGGAGTACGAGCTCGAGGTCATGCGGGACCACGCCGACAACTGCGTGATCATCTGCTCGATCGAGAACCTCGACCCGATGGGCGTGCACACCGGCGACTCGATCACCGTGGCGCCGGCGCAGACCCTCTCCGACGTCGAGTACCAGCTGATGCGCGACGCCGCGTTCGCGTGCATCCGGCGCGTCGGCGTCGAGACCGGCGGCTCGAACGTGCAGTTCGCGATCGACCCCGCCGACGGCCGGATGGTCGTCATCGAGATGAACCCCCGCGTCAGCCGCTCGTCGGCGTTGGCCTCGAAGGCCACCGGCTTCCCGATCGCCAAGATCGCCGCCCGGCTCGCCGTCGGCTACACGCTCGACGAGATCCCGAACGACATCACGAAGAAGACCCCGGCCAGCTTCGAGCCGACGATCGACTACGTGGTCACCAAGGTGCCCCGCTGGGCCTTCGAGAAGTTCCCGGGCACCACGGGCGTGCTCGGCACGTCGATGCAGTCGGTCGGGGAGGTCATGGCCATCGGCCGCACGTTCCCCGAGTCGATCCAGAAGGCGATGCGCTCGCTCGAGCAGGGCCGGGCCGGGCTCAACTGCGACCCGGGCGAGGCGGCCGTCGATGCGCTCGACGACGCCGAGCTGCTGCGCCGCGCGTCGATCGGCACGCCGGACCGCCCCTTCCAGCTCGAGGCGGCGATCCGCCGCGGCATGACGGTCGACGAGGTCGCCTCGGCCACCAAGGTCGACCCGTGGTTCCTCGACCAGATGTCGATCATCGTCGACGAGCGCCACCACCTCGCCGAGGTCGGCATCCACGGGATGACCCGTGCCGCGTGGCGCCGGGCCAAGCGCCTGGGCTTCTCGGATGCCCAGCTCGGCTACCTCTGGGGCGTCCCCGAGCCCGAGGTGCGTGCGGCGCGCGTCGAGGCCGGCGTGGAGGCCACGTTCAAGACGGTCGACACCTGCGGTGCCGAGTTCGAGGCCGAGACGCCGTACCACTACTCCACCTACGAGGACGAGGACGAGGTCCGGCGCGGCGACGGGCGCAAGGTCGTGATCCTCGGCTCCGGGCCGAACCGCATCGGCCAGGGCATCGAGTTCGACTACTGCTGCGTGCACGCCAGCTTCGCCCTCCGGGACGCGGGGTTCGAGACGGTGATGGTCAACTGCAACCCCGAGACCGTCTCCACCGACTACGACACCTCCGACCGGCTCTACTTCGAGCCGCTCACCTACGAGGACGTCATGAACGTGCTCGACGCCGAGCAGCCGGTGGGCGTCGTGGTCTCCCTCGGCGGCCAGACGCCGCTGAAGCTCGCCGACATGCTGCCGCCCGAGCTCGTCCTCGGCACCAGCCCGGCCTCGATCGACCTGGCCGAGGACCGCGAGCGCTGGAACGCGCTGTGCGAGCGGCTCGGCATCCCGCAGCCCCCAGGCGGCACGGCCTCCACCGTCGACGAGGCGCTGGCCATCGCCGCCGACGTCGGGTACCCGGCCCTCGTGCGCCCCTCGTACGTGCTCGGCGGTCGGGCGATGGAGATCGTCTACGACGACGAGGCGCTGCGCCGGGCGATGGCCGAGCTCGCCGGCTTCGGCAGCCTCGGGCGTGAGGGCGGCCTCTCCGCCGAGCGCCCCGTGCTCGTCGACCGCTTCCTCGAGGACGCCACCGAGGTCGACGTCGACGCCCTCCGCGACGCCACCGGCGAGGTCGTCATCGGCGGCGTGATGGAGCACGTCGAGGAAGCCGGGGTCCACTCCGGCGACAGCGCCTGCTCGATCCCGCCCGCCACGCTCTCCGCCGAGGTCGTCGCCACGATCGAGGCCCACACCCGCGCCATCGCCGAGGAGCTCGACGTCCGCGGCCTCATCAACGTCCAGTACGCGGTGAAGGACGACCAGGTCTACGTCATCGAGGCCAACCCCCGCGCGTCGCGCACGGTGCCCTTCGTCGCCAAGGCCACCGGGGTGCCCCTCGCGAAGGTCGCGGCCCGCATCATGGTCGGCGCCACGCTCGCCGAGCTGCGCGCCGAGGGCCTGCTGCGTGACCCGGTCGTCGGCGACCACGTCGCGGTCAAGGAGGCGGTGCTCCCGTTCAACCGCTTCCCCGAGGCCGACGCGGTGCTCGGCCCCGAGATGCGCTCGACCGGCGAGGTCATGGGCATCGACCTCACCGTGGGTCTGGCCTTCGCCAAGGCCCAGCTCGCCGCGGGCACGCGCCTGCCGTCCGACGGGCGGATCTTCCTCTCCCTCGCCGACCGCGACAAGCCGATCGGCGTCAAGGCCGCCCAGCGGTTCGTCGAGCTGGGCTTCACGCTGGTGGCCACCGAGGGCACCGCCGCGGCCCTCGACGCCGCGGGCGTCCCCGTCGAGACCGTCGTGGCGAAGCTGGGGGAGGAGGGCACCAACGCCGTCGACCTCGTCGCCAGCGGCGACATCGACCTGGTGGTGAACAGCCCTCGCGGGCGTGGCCCCCGGGCAGACGGTGCGCACATCCGGCAGGCCGCTGGCCTCAACGGGGTCCCGCTGCTCACCACGGCCAAGGCGGCGCTCGCCGCCGCCAACGGCATGGCCGACATGGCGCGCCACCCGCTGCGGGTCCGCAGCCTCCAGGAGTTCCACCAGGGCGTCTCGGCGTCGGAGCTGGAGCCCACCACGTGA
- the pyrF gene encoding orotidine-5'-phosphate decarboxylase: MTPTDDLFADEVPEHGPWDHLAIALDVDDVVVALRLATELQPWFRVAKVGLELFSSAGPEVIGSLHDLGYDVFCDLKLHDIPTTVGKAARVIGSLGASYLTVHTAGGVDMVRAGNEGLLEGAANAGLTAPSLLGVTVLTSDPDASQLRPRLDVALEAGCEGVVCAATDLAEVLEVGPELVTVVPGIRPEGTSTDDQARVATPRAAIEAGADLLVIGRVVTAADDPAAAAAAIVESLS, from the coding sequence ATGACCCCGACCGATGACCTCTTCGCCGACGAGGTGCCCGAGCACGGTCCTTGGGACCACCTGGCCATCGCCCTCGACGTCGACGACGTCGTCGTGGCCCTGCGCCTCGCCACCGAGCTCCAGCCGTGGTTCCGGGTGGCCAAGGTCGGGCTCGAGCTGTTCAGCTCGGCCGGGCCGGAGGTGATCGGCAGCCTGCACGACCTCGGCTACGACGTGTTCTGCGACCTCAAGCTGCACGACATCCCCACCACCGTCGGCAAGGCGGCACGGGTGATCGGCTCGCTCGGGGCGTCGTACCTCACCGTGCACACCGCCGGCGGCGTCGACATGGTGCGCGCCGGCAACGAGGGGCTCCTCGAAGGTGCCGCGAACGCCGGGCTCACAGCGCCGAGCTTGCTCGGCGTCACGGTGCTGACGAGCGACCCCGACGCCAGCCAGCTCCGTCCCCGGCTCGACGTGGCGCTCGAGGCGGGCTGCGAGGGCGTCGTCTGCGCGGCGACCGACCTGGCCGAGGTGCTCGAGGTCGGGCCGGAGCTGGTCACCGTCGTCCCCGGCATCCGCCCCGAGGGCACCTCGACCGACGACCAGGCCCGCGTGGCCACCCCGCGTGCGGCCATCGAGGCCGGCGCCGACCTGCTGGTGATCGGACGTGTCGTCACCGCTGCCGACGACCCGGCCGCCGCCGCGGCCGCGATCGTCGAGAGCCTGTCGTGA
- a CDS encoding aspartate carbamoyltransferase catalytic subunit, with translation MRHLLGIDDLGRDGIDEVMALTDSFVEVSRRAIPKVPTLRGRTVAWLFYEDSTRTRLSFETAARRLSADTMNFSVGSSSVKKGESLRDTAQTIQAMGVDAIVVRHASAGVPWQLTRWLDCSVVNAGDGWHEHPTQALLDCYTLRHHLGSLEGRHIAIVGDVKHSRVAGSDVRAFAALGAKVTLVAPPTLLPASLAGWPVEVSHDLDAVLPEADVAYVLRMQLERQHEALVPSLREYTRTYGLTVDRARRLRPDALVMHPGPMNRGIEIAAEVAESSQAVIREQVSNGVAVRMAVLFLLLGSGRPDAHATADPVPTEVPLHG, from the coding sequence GTGAGGCACCTGCTCGGCATCGACGACCTCGGCCGCGACGGCATCGACGAGGTCATGGCGCTCACCGACTCCTTCGTCGAGGTCAGCCGCCGGGCGATCCCCAAGGTGCCGACCCTGCGGGGCCGGACGGTCGCCTGGCTCTTCTACGAGGACAGCACGCGCACGCGCCTCTCGTTCGAGACCGCGGCCCGCCGCCTCTCCGCCGACACCATGAACTTCAGCGTCGGGTCGTCGTCGGTGAAGAAGGGCGAGTCGCTGCGCGACACCGCCCAGACGATCCAGGCCATGGGCGTCGACGCCATCGTCGTGCGGCACGCCTCCGCCGGCGTGCCCTGGCAGCTGACGCGCTGGCTCGACTGCTCGGTGGTCAACGCGGGGGACGGCTGGCACGAGCACCCCACCCAGGCGCTGCTCGACTGCTACACGCTGCGCCACCACCTGGGCTCCCTCGAGGGCCGCCACATCGCCATCGTCGGCGACGTCAAGCACTCGCGGGTGGCGGGCAGCGACGTCCGGGCCTTCGCCGCCCTCGGCGCCAAGGTGACCCTCGTCGCGCCGCCCACGCTGCTGCCGGCGAGCCTCGCCGGCTGGCCGGTCGAGGTCAGCCACGACCTCGACGCGGTCCTGCCCGAGGCCGACGTCGCCTACGTGCTGCGGATGCAGCTCGAGCGCCAGCACGAGGCGCTCGTGCCCTCGCTGCGCGAGTACACCCGCACCTACGGCCTCACCGTCGACCGTGCGCGGCGCCTCCGCCCCGACGCGCTGGTCATGCACCCCGGTCCGATGAACCGCGGGATCGAGATCGCGGCCGAGGTCGCCGAGTCGTCGCAGGCGGTCATCCGGGAGCAGGTCAGCAACGGCGTCGCCGTGCGCATGGCCGTCCTGTTCCTCCTCCTCGGCTCCGGCCGCCCCGACGCCCACGCCACCGCCGATCCCGTCCCCACCGAGGTGCCCCTCCATGGCTGA
- the efp gene encoding elongation factor P, protein MPAISTNDLKNGMTLAIDGDLLNVVEFQHVKPGKGGAFVRTKLKNARSGAVLDRTFRADEKVERAIIDKREMQYLYRDGSDFVFMDNSTYDQVHVSEASLGDAAGYLVESSNAVLMMYGTEIVGVELPASVELSVTETEPGIQGDRVSGARKPATLETGVVVQVPLFVNVGDRLKVDTRSGEYITRA, encoded by the coding sequence ATGCCCGCCATCTCCACCAACGACCTGAAGAACGGCATGACGCTCGCCATCGACGGCGACCTGCTCAACGTCGTGGAGTTCCAGCACGTGAAGCCGGGCAAGGGCGGCGCCTTCGTCCGGACCAAGCTGAAGAACGCCCGCTCGGGCGCGGTGCTCGACCGCACCTTCCGCGCCGACGAGAAGGTCGAGCGGGCCATCATCGACAAGCGCGAGATGCAGTACCTGTACCGCGACGGCAGCGACTTCGTGTTCATGGACAACAGCACCTACGACCAGGTGCACGTGAGCGAGGCCTCCCTCGGCGATGCCGCCGGGTACCTGGTGGAGTCGAGCAACGCGGTGCTGATGATGTACGGCACCGAGATCGTGGGCGTCGAGCTGCCGGCGTCGGTCGAGCTGTCGGTGACCGAGACCGAGCCCGGCATCCAGGGCGACCGGGTCTCCGGGGCGCGCAAGCCCGCCACCCTCGAGACCGGTGTGGTCGTGCAGGTCCCCCTGTTCGTCAACGTCGGCGACCGGCTCAAGGTCGACACCCGCTCGGGCGAGTACATCACCCGCGCGTGA
- the pyrR gene encoding bifunctional pyr operon transcriptional regulator/uracil phosphoribosyltransferase PyrR, with the protein MDGDDVRRAIRRMAHEVIERNHGVADVVVVGLQTGGVPLAEALATALTEIDGHDVATGALDVAFHRDDVGLRPIMPEAVTDIPVDLTDRIVVLVDDVLFTGRTVRAALDALGGFGRPRAIQLAVMVDRGHRELPIRPDFVGKNLPTRRDELVDVSLDAVLLGELDG; encoded by the coding sequence ATGGACGGCGACGACGTGCGCCGGGCGATCCGCCGCATGGCCCACGAGGTCATCGAGCGCAACCACGGGGTGGCCGACGTCGTGGTCGTGGGGCTCCAGACCGGCGGCGTCCCGCTGGCCGAGGCGCTCGCCACCGCCCTCACCGAGATCGACGGGCACGACGTCGCCACCGGGGCGCTCGACGTGGCGTTCCACCGCGACGACGTCGGTCTGCGTCCGATCATGCCGGAGGCGGTCACCGACATCCCGGTCGACCTCACCGATCGCATCGTCGTGCTCGTCGACGACGTGCTCTTCACCGGGCGCACCGTCCGGGCGGCGCTCGACGCCCTCGGCGGCTTCGGACGGCCACGCGCCATCCAGCTGGCCGTGATGGTCGATCGCGGCCACCGGGAGCTGCCGATCCGCCCCGACTTCGTCGGCAAGAACCTGCCCACCCGGCGCGACGAGCTGGTCGACGTGTCGCTCGACGCCGTCCTCCTCGGGGAGCTCGACGGGTGA
- a CDS encoding EthD family reductase gives MIRLSVLYPKTEGASFDHDYYRDSHVPLCLRTWGLDAERAEVDKGLDGPYEAAVHFRFESMEEMQSAMASGDMGPIMADVANYTTITPVMQTSEVG, from the coding sequence ATGATCCGCCTCAGCGTGCTGTACCCGAAGACCGAGGGCGCCAGCTTCGACCACGACTACTACCGCGACTCGCACGTGCCGCTGTGCCTGCGCACGTGGGGCCTCGACGCCGAGCGGGCCGAGGTCGACAAGGGTCTCGACGGCCCCTACGAGGCGGCGGTGCACTTCCGGTTCGAGTCGATGGAGGAGATGCAGTCCGCCATGGCCTCCGGCGACATGGGCCCGATCATGGCCGATGTCGCGAACTACACGACGATCACGCCGGTGATGCAGACGAGCGAGGTCGGCTGA
- the nusB gene encoding transcription antitermination factor NusB, whose protein sequence is MSSSRRDARERALGLLYEAETRGVAPDEVLAGLPLPPDPYAVTLVEGVAQHIERIDELISTYSRDWKLERMPAIDRAVVRLAAYELMDRADVPTGVAISEAVALASAYSTDESGRFVNGLVSRLAREVRTDAGTSDPGDNVQA, encoded by the coding sequence GTGAGCTCCTCCCGCCGTGACGCCCGTGAGCGGGCGCTCGGGCTCCTCTACGAAGCCGAGACCCGCGGCGTGGCGCCCGACGAGGTCCTCGCCGGCCTGCCGTTGCCCCCCGACCCCTATGCCGTCACGCTCGTCGAGGGCGTGGCGCAGCACATCGAGCGGATCGACGAGCTGATCTCCACCTACAGCCGCGACTGGAAGCTCGAGCGGATGCCGGCCATCGACCGGGCCGTCGTCCGCCTCGCGGCCTACGAGCTGATGGACCGCGCCGACGTCCCGACCGGCGTCGCCATCTCCGAGGCCGTCGCTCTGGCGTCGGCCTACTCGACCGACGAGTCGGGCCGGTTCGTCAACGGGTTGGTGTCCCGCCTGGCGCGGGAGGTCCGAACCGATGCCGGGACCTCCGACCCGGGTGATAACGTGCAGGCCTGA